In Fusobacterium hwasookii, a single window of DNA contains:
- the ilvA gene encoding threonine ammonia-lyase, with the protein MAKLEDFIKAKEKLSKVLLETHLIYSPIFSKESGNKVFIKPENLQKTGSFKIRGAYNKISNLTDAEKKRGVIASSAGNHAQGVAYGAKESGIKAVIVMPKSTPLIKVESTKQYGAEVILHGDVYDDAYKKAKELEEKEGYVFVHPFNDEDVLDGQGTIALEILEELPETDIILVPIGGGGLISGIACAAKILKPEIKIIGVEPEGAASAYEAIKENKVVELKEANTIADGTAVKKIGDLNFEYIKKYVDEIITVSDYELMEAFLLLVEKHKIIAENSGILSIAATKKLKEKDKKVVSVISGGNIDVLMISSMINKGLIRRDRIFNFSLNIPDKPGELAKVVDLIAELGANVVKLEHNQFKNLSRFKDVELQVTVETNGSEHIKNLVQTFEEKGYEVIKIKSKII; encoded by the coding sequence ATGGCTAAGTTAGAAGATTTTATAAAAGCAAAGGAAAAATTGTCAAAAGTACTTTTAGAAACACATTTAATTTACAGTCCTATATTCTCAAAAGAATCTGGAAATAAAGTATTTATTAAGCCTGAGAATTTACAAAAAACAGGTTCATTTAAGATAAGAGGAGCATATAACAAAATTTCTAATCTAACAGATGCTGAAAAGAAAAGAGGAGTAATAGCTTCATCTGCTGGAAATCACGCTCAAGGAGTTGCTTATGGTGCCAAAGAATCTGGTATAAAAGCAGTTATTGTAATGCCAAAATCTACTCCACTTATTAAAGTTGAGTCTACAAAACAGTATGGAGCAGAAGTTATTTTACATGGTGATGTCTATGATGATGCCTATAAAAAAGCAAAAGAATTAGAGGAAAAAGAAGGTTATGTCTTCGTTCACCCTTTTAATGATGAAGATGTTTTAGATGGACAAGGAACAATAGCCTTAGAAATTTTAGAGGAACTTCCTGAAACTGACATTATACTTGTTCCTATTGGTGGTGGTGGTTTAATTTCAGGTATAGCTTGTGCTGCAAAAATATTAAAACCTGAAATAAAAATTATTGGTGTAGAGCCAGAAGGAGCTGCATCAGCTTATGAAGCTATAAAAGAAAATAAAGTTGTTGAACTTAAAGAAGCAAATACTATAGCTGATGGAACGGCTGTAAAAAAAATAGGAGATTTAAACTTTGAATATATAAAAAAATATGTTGATGAAATTATAACAGTATCAGATTATGAATTGATGGAAGCATTCTTATTGTTGGTAGAAAAACACAAAATTATTGCAGAAAATTCTGGAATATTATCAATTGCTGCTACAAAAAAATTAAAAGAAAAAGATAAAAAAGTTGTATCAGTTATAAGTGGAGGTAACATAGATGTCTTAATGATTTCATCTATGATTAATAAAGGGCTTATTAGAAGAGATAGAATCTTTAATTTTTCTCTAAATATTCCAGACAAACCAGGAGAATTAGCAAAAGTTGTGGATTTAATCGCTGAACTAGGAGCTAATGTTGTTAAACTTGAACATAATCAATTTAAAAACCTATCAAGATT
- a CDS encoding RNA-guided endonuclease InsQ/TnpB family protein yields MYKALKIELKLTVAQKIKVCQTIGTERFIYNEYIKYNQEQYKLGNKFVSANDFSKYINNVYLPNNPDKKWIKDISSKSVKQAIIYGERAFKNFFKGLSAFPIFKKKGKNELGAYFVKNNKKDFEFYRHKIKIPTLKFVKIKEYGYIPKNANIKSGTITKIADRYFLSLIIEVDDIVKTKNKNIKGLGIDLGIKDTAICSDGRVFKNINKTKKVKKLKKKLKREQRKMSRSIEYSKSKKIKLKELKNFNKKKLKVQKIFYRLNCIRDDYNNKIVNEITRAKLKYITIEDLKVSNMIKNKHLSKVIQEQNFYSIRTKLINKCKERNIELRLVDTFYPSSKTCSCCGSVKKDLKLNDRIYKCYNCGIEIDRDYNASINLEKAKIYKVIA; encoded by the coding sequence ATGTATAAAGCACTAAAGATAGAATTAAAATTAACAGTAGCACAGAAGATAAAAGTATGTCAGACCATTGGTACTGAAAGATTTATATATAATGAATATATTAAATATAATCAAGAACAATATAAATTAGGTAATAAATTTGTTAGTGCTAATGATTTTTCTAAATATATTAACAATGTCTATCTACCTAATAATCCTGATAAAAAATGGATAAAAGATATATCTTCTAAATCAGTCAAACAAGCTATTATTTATGGGGAGAGAGCTTTTAAAAACTTTTTTAAAGGTCTAAGTGCTTTTCCTATTTTTAAGAAAAAAGGTAAAAATGAATTAGGAGCATATTTTGTTAAGAATAATAAAAAAGATTTTGAATTTTACAGACATAAAATAAAAATACCTACATTAAAATTTGTAAAAATAAAGGAATATGGATACATTCCTAAAAATGCTAATATAAAAAGTGGTACTATAACTAAAATAGCTGATAGATACTTCTTATCACTTATTATAGAAGTAGATGATATAGTTAAAACTAAAAACAAAAACATTAAAGGCTTAGGAATAGATTTAGGTATAAAGGATACAGCTATATGTTCTGATGGTAGAGTATTTAAAAATATAAATAAAACTAAGAAAGTTAAGAAATTAAAAAAGAAACTTAAAAGAGAGCAAAGAAAGATGTCAAGGAGTATAGAATACTCAAAGTCTAAAAAAATAAAATTAAAAGAATTGAAAAATTTTAATAAGAAAAAGTTAAAAGTACAAAAGATATTTTATAGATTAAATTGTATTAGAGATGATTATAATAATAAAATAGTAAATGAAATAACAAGAGCCAAGTTAAAATACATTACTATTGAAGATTTAAAAGTATCTAATATGATAAAGAATAAACATCTTTCAAAAGTTATACAAGAGCAAAATTTTTATAGTATAAGAACAAAACTTATTAACAAATGTAAGGAAAGAAATATTGAACTAAGGTTAGTAGATACATTTTATCCAAGTTCCAAAACTTGTTCTTGTTGTGGTAGTGTAAAGAAAGATTTAAAATTAAATGATAGGATTTATAAGTGTTATAATTGTGGAATAGAAATAGATAGAGATTACAATGCAAGTATAAATCTTGAAAAGGCAAAAATATATAAAGTAATAGCATAG
- a CDS encoding alanine/glycine:cation symporter family protein → MDFLNSIIGQINTVLWSYVLIALLILSGLFYTIRTGFAQGRLLGDMVALITGKLSSLKDGEKKVAGQVTGFQAFCIAVASHVGTGNLAGVAIAVVVGGPGALFWMWIIALLGGATSLIENTLAQTYKVKEGNGFRGGPSYYMEKALGQKTLGYIFSVIVIVTFAFVFNTVQANTIAQAFETSFNMSSTIAGIILAGLTALIIFGGLNRIANVVGYMVPIMAIGYVVVALYVLVVNIVHIPGLFMSIIEAAFGLKQAVGGAIGVAMLQGIKRGLYSNEAGMGSAPNAAATSNVSHPVKQGLLQAFGVFVDTILICSATGFIVLLYPEYNTIGEKGIKLTQLALSHSVGNWGAGFITLCIFLFAFSSLVGNYYYGEANLEFLTKSKTSMLVFRVLTVACVYLGSVASLGLVWDIADVSMGIMALMNIVVIAILSPKAVAIIRDYIKQRKEGKNPVFRAKDIPGLENTECWDD, encoded by the coding sequence ATGGATTTTTTAAATTCTATAATTGGACAAATCAACACAGTTTTATGGTCTTATGTTCTTATTGCACTTTTAATCTTATCAGGACTGTTCTATACTATAAGAACTGGTTTTGCACAAGGAAGATTATTAGGTGATATGGTTGCTTTAATTACTGGTAAACTTTCTTCTCTAAAAGATGGTGAAAAGAAAGTTGCTGGACAAGTAACTGGTTTCCAAGCATTTTGTATAGCAGTTGCTTCTCACGTTGGTACTGGTAACCTTGCAGGAGTTGCAATAGCAGTTGTAGTTGGTGGACCTGGAGCATTATTTTGGATGTGGATTATAGCACTTCTAGGTGGAGCAACAAGTTTGATTGAAAATACTTTAGCACAAACTTATAAAGTAAAAGAAGGAAATGGATTTAGAGGTGGACCTTCTTATTACATGGAAAAAGCTTTAGGACAAAAAACATTAGGTTACATTTTCTCAGTTATAGTTATAGTAACATTTGCCTTTGTATTTAACACAGTTCAAGCCAATACAATAGCACAAGCATTTGAAACTTCATTTAATATGAGTTCTACAATAGCTGGAATAATCTTAGCTGGACTTACTGCTTTAATTATATTTGGAGGATTAAATAGAATTGCTAATGTTGTTGGATACATGGTTCCTATTATGGCAATAGGATACGTTGTTGTAGCTTTATATGTTCTAGTTGTTAATATTGTTCATATACCAGGATTATTTATGAGTATTATTGAAGCTGCTTTTGGTTTAAAGCAAGCTGTTGGTGGGGCAATAGGAGTTGCTATGCTTCAAGGTATTAAGAGAGGACTATATTCTAACGAAGCTGGTATGGGAAGTGCTCCAAATGCTGCTGCTACATCAAATGTTTCTCACCCTGTAAAACAAGGTTTATTACAAGCATTTGGTGTATTCGTAGATACTATATTAATTTGTAGTGCAACAGGATTTATTGTTTTATTATACCCTGAATATAACACAATAGGAGAAAAAGGAATTAAATTAACTCAACTTGCTCTTTCTCATTCAGTTGGAAATTGGGGAGCTGGATTTATAACTCTATGTATTTTCTTATTTGCTTTCAGTTCATTAGTTGGAAACTACTATTATGGTGAAGCAAACTTAGAATTTTTAACTAAGAGTAAAACTTCAATGTTAGTATTTAGAGTATTAACTGTTGCTTGTGTATACTTAGGTTCAGTTGCAAGTTTAGGACTTGTTTGGGATATAGCTGACGTATCTATGGGAATTATGGCATTAATGAATATCGTAGTTATAGCAATACTTTCTCCAAAAGCTGTTGCTATTATTAGAGACTACATAAAACAAAGAAAAGAAGGAAAGAATCCTGTATTTAGAGCAAAAGACATTCCTGGTTTAGAAAATACTGAATGTTGGGATGATTAA
- the glsA gene encoding glutaminase A, translated as MEELLKELVEKNRKFAADGNVANYIPELDKADKNALGIYVTTLDGQEFFAGDYNTKFTIQSISKIISLMLAILDNGEEYVFSKVGMEPSGDPFNSIRKLETSSRKKPYNPMINAGAIAVASMIKGKNEKERFGRLLDFAKLITEDDSLDINYKIYCGEADTGFRNFSMAYFLKGEGIIEGNVNEALTVYFKQCSIEGTAKTISTLGKFLANDGVLSNGERILTTRMAKIIKTLMVTCGMYDSSGEFAVRVGIPSKSGVGGGICSVVPGKMGIGVYGPSLDKKGNSLAGGHLLADLSEELSLNIF; from the coding sequence ATGGAGGAACTATTAAAGGAACTTGTAGAAAAAAATAGGAAATTTGCAGCAGATGGTAATGTAGCGAATTATATTCCTGAGCTTGATAAAGCTGATAAAAATGCTCTTGGGATTTATGTAACAACCTTAGATGGGCAAGAATTTTTTGCTGGAGATTACAACACAAAATTTACAATACAAAGCATTTCAAAAATAATCTCTTTAATGTTAGCCATATTAGATAACGGTGAAGAATATGTCTTCTCAAAAGTTGGAATGGAACCAAGTGGTGATCCATTTAACTCAATTAGAAAACTTGAAACTTCAAGTAGAAAAAAACCTTATAACCCTATGATTAATGCTGGAGCAATTGCTGTTGCTTCTATGATAAAAGGTAAAAATGAAAAAGAAAGATTTGGAAGATTATTAGATTTTGCAAAATTAATAACAGAAGATGATTCTTTGGATATAAACTATAAAATATATTGTGGTGAGGCTGATACAGGATTCAGAAACTTTTCAATGGCTTACTTTTTAAAGGGTGAAGGAATAATTGAAGGGAATGTAAATGAAGCTCTTACAGTTTATTTTAAACAATGTTCAATAGAAGGAACAGCTAAAACTATTTCTACATTAGGAAAATTTTTAGCAAATGATGGTGTCCTTTCAAATGGCGAAAGAATTTTAACTACAAGAATGGCAAAAATTATTAAGACATTGATGGTAACTTGTGGAATGTATGATAGTTCAGGTGAATTTGCTGTGAGAGTTGGTATACCTTCAAAAAGTGGAGTAGGTGGAGGGATTTGTTCTGTTGTTCCTGGTAAAATGGGGATAGGAGTATATGGTCCTTCACTAGATAAAAAAGGTAACTCTCTTGCTGGTGGACATCTACTTGCAGATTTATCTGAGGAACTTTCTTTAAATATTTTTTAA
- the ylxM gene encoding YlxM family DNA-binding protein yields the protein MILDEFVEIANLLEIYSSLLSEKQKEYLVDHFENDLSLSEIAKNNNVSRQAIYDNIKRGVALLYDYENKLNFYQMKKNIREELVNLKENFTKENLEKIIDNLL from the coding sequence ATGATATTAGATGAATTTGTTGAAATTGCTAATCTTTTAGAAATTTATTCTTCACTCTTAAGTGAAAAACAAAAAGAGTATTTAGTAGATCATTTTGAAAATGATTTATCACTTTCTGAAATTGCTAAAAATAATAATGTAAGTAGACAGGCAATTTATGATAATATAAAAAGAGGTGTAGCTCTTCTATATGATTATGAAAATAAATTAAATTTTTATCAAATGAAGAAGAATATTAGAGAAGAATTAGTTAATTTAAAAGAAAATTTTACAAAGGAAAATTTGGAAAAGATTATAGATAACTTACTTTAA
- the ffh gene encoding signal recognition particle protein — protein MLENLGNRFQDIFKKIRGHGKLSESNIKDALREVKMSLLEADVNYKVVKDFTNRISEKAIGTEVIRGVNPAQQFIKLVNDELVELLGGTSSKLTKGLRNPTIIMLAGLQGAGKTTFAAKLAKFLKKQNEKLLLVGVDVYRPAAIKQLQVLGKQIGVDVYSEEDNKDVVGIATRAIEKAKEINATYMIVDTAGRLHVDETLMEELKELKKVIKPQEILLVVDAMIGQDAVNLAESFNNALSVDGVILTKLDGDTRGGAALSIKAVVGKPIKFIGVGEKLNDIEIFHPDRLVSRILGMGDVVSLVEKAQEVIDENEAKSLEEKIKSQKFDLNDFLKQLQTIKRLGSLGGILKLIPGMPKIDDLAPAEKEMKKVEAIIQSMTKEERKKPDILKASRKIRIAKGSGTDVSDVNKLLKQFEQMKSMMKMFSSGKMPNMGAMGKGGKFPF, from the coding sequence ATGTTAGAAAATTTAGGAAATAGATTTCAAGATATTTTTAAAAAAATAAGAGGGCATGGAAAACTTAGTGAATCTAATATAAAAGATGCACTTAGAGAAGTTAAAATGTCTCTTTTAGAAGCAGATGTCAACTATAAGGTAGTTAAAGATTTTACTAATAGAATAAGTGAAAAGGCAATAGGGACAGAAGTTATTAGAGGAGTAAATCCAGCCCAACAATTTATAAAATTAGTAAATGATGAACTTGTTGAACTGTTAGGAGGAACTAGCTCAAAATTAACAAAAGGACTTAGAAACCCAACAATAATAATGTTAGCAGGCTTACAAGGAGCAGGGAAAACAACTTTTGCTGCAAAACTTGCTAAATTTTTAAAAAAACAAAATGAAAAACTATTATTAGTTGGAGTAGATGTATACAGACCTGCTGCTATAAAACAATTACAAGTTTTAGGAAAACAAATAGGTGTAGATGTTTATTCAGAAGAAGATAATAAAGATGTTGTTGGAATTGCAACAAGGGCAATAGAGAAAGCAAAAGAAATAAATGCGACTTACATGATAGTTGATACAGCAGGTAGACTGCATGTGGATGAAACTCTTATGGAAGAATTAAAGGAACTAAAAAAAGTAATAAAACCACAAGAAATTTTACTTGTTGTGGATGCTATGATTGGACAAGATGCAGTTAATTTAGCTGAATCTTTTAATAATGCTTTAAGTGTTGATGGAGTTATTCTAACTAAATTAGATGGAGACACTCGTGGAGGAGCAGCATTATCTATTAAAGCTGTTGTAGGAAAACCAATAAAATTTATTGGAGTTGGGGAAAAACTTAATGATATTGAGATTTTTCATCCAGATAGATTAGTATCAAGAATATTAGGGATGGGAGATGTTGTTTCTCTTGTTGAAAAAGCACAAGAAGTAATAGATGAAAATGAAGCAAAATCTTTAGAAGAAAAAATAAAATCTCAAAAATTTGATTTAAATGATTTCTTAAAGCAGCTACAAACAATAAAAAGATTGGGTTCACTTGGAGGAATATTAAAGCTGATACCAGGTATGCCAAAGATTGATGACTTAGCTCCAGCAGAAAAAGAAATGAAAAAAGTTGAAGCAATAATTCAGTCTATGACAAAAGAAGAAAGAAAGAAACCTGATATTTTAAAAGCAAGTAGAAAGATAAGAATTGCAAAAGGTAGTGGAACAGATGTATCAGATGTAAATAAGCTACTTAAACAATTTGAGCAAATGAAATCTATGATGAAAATGTTTAGTTCTGGTAAAATGCCTAATATGGGTGCTATGGGTAAAGGTGGAAAATTCCCGTTTTAA
- the rpsP gene encoding 30S ribosomal protein S16 yields the protein MLKLRLTRLGDKKRPSYRIVAMEALSKRDGGAVAYLGNYFPLEDSKVVLKEEEILNFLKNGAQPTRTVKSILVKAGVWAKFEETKKK from the coding sequence ATGTTAAAATTAAGACTTACAAGATTAGGAGATAAAAAGAGACCTTCTTATAGAATAGTGGCTATGGAAGCTTTATCTAAAAGAGATGGAGGAGCAGTTGCTTACTTAGGTAACTACTTCCCATTAGAAGATTCAAAAGTAGTATTAAAAGAAGAAGAAATCTTAAATTTCTTAAAAAATGGAGCTCAACCTACAAGAACTGTAAAATCAATTTTAGTTAAAGCAGGAGTATGGGCTAAATTTGAAGAAACTAAAAAGAAATAA
- a CDS encoding GNAT family N-acetyltransferase produces the protein MDIIHYEGNGFYIYDENKEILARLEYKRNDNVLIFDHTVVSDKLKGQGIAQKLLDEAVDYARRNNFKVHPVCSYVVKKFETGNYDDIKI, from the coding sequence ATGGATATTATTCATTATGAAGGAAATGGTTTCTATATTTATGATGAAAACAAAGAAATTTTAGCAAGACTTGAATACAAAAGAAATGATAATGTTTTAATTTTTGACCACACTGTTGTATCTGATAAATTAAAAGGACAAGGAATTGCTCAAAAACTTTTAGATGAAGCCGTTGACTATGCTAGAAGAAACAACTTTAAAGTACATCCAGTATGTTCTTATGTAGTTAAAAAATTTGAAACTGGCAACTATGATGATATAAAAATTTAA